The window agacaacaaGAGTTAAATTAACTTCATCACTGTAATCAGAATGATTGTAATGTTTCAGTATATTGTTCTAACGAGACAGTTTGAAGACATGATGATGTAAATATGAGATGAGTATTTGCCCCCTTcctgatttcttatttttttgcatatttgtcacacttaaatgtttcagatcattaaacacattttaatttaagaCAAAGATAACCcaagtaaacacaaaatgcagtttttaaataatgatttcatttattaagggGGAAAAGCTATCCAAACCTACCTGGCCCTATGTGAAAAGTAATTGCCCCCCCCTTGTTAAATCATGAATTAACTGTGATCAACCACGTGTTTTGAAAAGCTGAGTTCAATTTCACTAGCCAATCACTGCTCAATCAAGAAATCACTTAAATAGAAcctgtctgtcaaagttaagtcGGCTAAAAGATCTCAAAAAGCAGCAAATGATGCCGCGATCGAAAGAAATTCAAGAACAGATGAGAAACAAAGTCATTGACATCTATCAGTCTGGAAAGGGTTACAAAGCCATTTCTAAGGCTTTGGGACTCCAGCAAACCACAGTGAGAGCCATTATCCACAAATGGAGAAAGCTTGGAACAGTGGTGAACCTTCCCAGGAGTGGCCGTTCCTACCAAAATTACTCCAAGAGCGCATCGCCGACCCATCCAGGAGGTCACAAAAGAACCCAGAACAACATCTAAAGAACTGCAGGCCTCACTTACCTCAATTAAAGTCAGTGTTCACGATTCAACAATAAGAAAGAGACTGGGCAGAGATGGCATCCATGGGAGAGTTCCAAGGCGAAAACCACTGCTGACCAAAAAGAACACAAAGGCTTGTCTCACTTTTGCCAAAAACCATCTTGATGATCCCCAAGACTTTTGGGGAAATATTCTGTGGACTGATGAGACAAAAGTTGAACTTTTTGGAAGGTGTGCATCCCGTTACATCTGGCGTGAAACTAACACAGCATTTCATAAAAAGAACATCATACCAACAGTCAAACATGGTGGTGATAGTGTGATggtctggggctgctttgctgcttcAGGACCTGGACGACTTGCCATAATTGATGGAACCATGAATTCTGCTCTCTACCAGAAAATCCTGAAGGAGAATGTCCGGCCATCAGTTCGTGACCTCAAGCTCTAGCGCACTTGGGTTATGCAGCAGGACAATGATCCGAAGCACACCAGCAAGTCCACCTCTGAATggcttaaaaaagacaaaatgaaggTTTTGGAGTGGCCTAGTCAAAGTCCGGACTTAAATCCGATTGAGATGCTGTGGCATGACCTTAAACAGGCCGTTCGTGCTCGAAAACCCTCCAGTGTGGCTGAATTAAAACAATTCTGCAAAGACGAGTGGGCCAAAATTCCTCCACAGCGATGTGAAAGACTCATTGTCAGTTATCGCAAACGCTTGATTGCAGTTATTGCCGCCAAGGGTAGCGCAACCAGTTATTAGGTTTAAGGGGCAATTACTTTTTCACATAGGCCAGGTAGGTTTGGATATCTTTTTTCCCCTAATAAATGaaatcatcatttaaaaactgcattttgtgtttacttgGGTTATCTTTGTCCAATATTAAAATTTGTTTGATGATCTGAAACATTTAAGTgtgacaaatatgcaaaaaaataagaaatcaggAAGGGGGCAAATACTTTTTCACGGCActgtacataaatacataataagaaataaatactcacTGGTAACAAAAGACAGATAAACCACAGCATCTGGACTTAGTCGTTGTCCTGATCTGATCTGTCTGCAGTCATAACGACCATCATCCTTCTCTGTGAGCTTCTTTATAACCAGAGAACAGTTCTCTGTGAAACTCAGTCTGTCTGATTTATCTTCAGCCTGTTTATCAATCTGTCCATCTCTAACCAGCACTACTGCTGTTCTGCTTCTTGAATCAGTGTAGATCCATCTAGTTCTGTCACAGTTATTCTGATCATCTCTCACACTGTTACAAGGCAAAGGGGCTTCATCTCCATCTCTGACAGCGAGGAAGAGGAATCTCTGTTCGGTTGCTGCTCCTGAGAAGACGAGAGAGAAATAAAGGTCTGTTAGTGTGACGATTATTTCTTTATCTTTGGTTAGCAAGAGTTCCTTAAACACACCATGTTGACAACAACACATTAGTCTTAGTTAATAATATATAGATAATAAAGTTACATAAGTCATATATGTGTATTGTTACCTGTAAACTGaagcagcagcatcagaaaTAAAGCCGTTTGAATCCCTCTGAACTCATCCATGGTgattctctgtctctgtgcttCTTCTATCTCTTGTTCTGAAGCTCTGAACTGTTTTCTGAAACAGAGCTTTAGTAGAGAGATGCTGCATCTACTTCCTGTCATTAgtatgatgtcacttcctcttTTAGACCGTTTTACATTCTCTCTGAATTTCTCGTTGACGTCCAAACAGCCAaaaacttttatattttttaaatttcctctCAATAAGTTTCTGCGTTTATTGATCCGATCTGATGCTGATACCTCTGATACCacggtgtagaaatactctgttacaagtacaagtcaaaatcttacttgagtaaaagtatgtaagtatcagcatcaaaatatacttacagTAAAAGAACTTGTTGGGCAGAATTGTCCCTTTCAGagagtttatattattatatatcatattattatttatctatttgacAGGACATGTCAGGTTATCACAGGAAAACAGGTTTGGACCAGGTCAGTGCAGGTAAAGATGAGGAGATGCAGCAGAGTTCACATTAtcttaataaagaaaaaaagcttaCAGAGTTTGATCCAGGCAGGAAGGGAACTATAAACCAATCCACAAAGTAAAGTGACTAAAGGTTGTCtaggaaaataaaacactgaataacAGACTCTGTCTGGTGTAAcaccacacacagagagagacgacacactgacaaagacacagagacTAAATCCACCAGGTGAGCCAGGTGACTGAACACAGCTGGAACACATCAGGGCGGGGCACACAATCACAAAAGgcgggaagtaaaaccagacaagacacaagaggagtgaattttcaaaatcaaacaggaaataaactacaaaaaaacCCAGGACCATGACAGGACATCAcatgtaggcattgttacatttagttaaagtaataatgtatataggacttctagccgtaGCTAATGAGCAGACCTCGtgcctggttaggcttttaagaaaaaaatatatacataataccACATCACACATAAATATTACAACATGGTACACtacaatcaatttacatatgcatgttcccaatcaataatcagtgattTACTGATGCAACTctgaaatatagtggagtagaagtactACACTTTGTTGAggtaaaactgtcatgtccatgttcaaaggggtcccttgacctctgacctccagatcagtgaatgtaaatgggttctatggatacccacgagtctcccctttacagacatgcccactttatgatcatcacatgcagtttggggcaagtcatagtcaagtcagcacactgacacactgacagctgttgttgcctgttgggctgcagtttgccatgttatgattggagcatattgttttatgctaaatgcagtacctgtgagggtttctggatcaatatctgtcattgatctgtgttgttcattgattttctataataaatatatacatacatttacataaagcagcatattagtccgctcccatgttgataagaggattaaatactggactaatctccctttaaggttcatttagaacagataaaaatgtccATATCAGGTAGGAGGACTGTGATAGAGAAGTGTTGCTCATCATCAGAGGGTAAAACCTCCAGacttctgctgctgttgttacaCAACACTTCCCCTTCACTTCTCAGAAAATAACACTGAGCTGCAACGATGAATTAACTAATTCTCTAACCACTAATATGTCAACATGTTTCTCCAGTACGACCGCATTGCACCACTGACGTCTAATTCTGGTGGCCGAGAAGATGGACTCACTGAAACTATGAAGATTCTATGCAGATGAACTACTGTGATTAATCaagattcaatattttaattgattgacggCCCTAGTTTTAATCAAACAGCCTGTTTGATCACTTCTTCTACAGTCTGTTAATTAACCTGCTGCACCACCATCAACTGGTCTCTATGTGCTGTAACTGGTCTCTATCGGCTGGAACTGGTCTCTGTACTGTAACTGGTTTCTATGTACTGTAACTGGTCTCTATGTACTGTAACTGGTCTCTATGTGCTGTAACTGGTCTCTATCTGCTGTAACTGGTCTCTATGTGCTGTAACTGGTTTCTATGTACTGTTACTGGTCTCTATGTACTGTTACTGGTCTCTATGTAGTGTTActggtctctgtgtggtctctATGTACTGTAACTGGTCTCTATGTGCTGTAACTGGTCTCTATGTACTGTTACTGGTCTCTATGTACTGTTACTGGTCTCTATGTGGTCTCTATGTACTGTAACTGGTCTCTATGTACTGTAACTGGTCTCTATCTGCTGTAACTGGTCTCTATGTACTGTAACTGGTCTCTATCTGCTGTAACTGGTCTCTATGTACTGTTACTGGTCTCAATCTGCTGTAACTGGTCTCTATGTACTGTAACTGGTCTCTATGTACTGTAACTGGTCTCTATCTGCTGTAACTGGTCTCTATGTCCTGTAACTGGTCTCTATCTGCTGTAACTGGTCTCTATGTACTGTTACTGGTCTCTATCTGCTGTAACTGGTCTCTATGTACTGTAACTGGTCTCTATGTACTGTAACTGGTCTCTATGTGCTGTAACTGGTCTCTATCTGCTGTAATTGGTCTCTATGTGCTGTAACTGGTCTCTATGTGCTGTAACTGGTCTCTATGTGCTGTAACTGGTCTCTATCTGCTGTAACTGGTCTCTATGTGCTGTAACTGGTCTCTATGTGCTGTAACTGGTCTCTATGTCCTGTAGCTGGTCTCTATGTGCTGTAACTGGTCTCTATGTGCTGTAACTggtctcagatgtgttttccctcaatgtggccctaatactccgtagtacattgtctctttggccctcactgcattagacttatattctatatacttagactataaactgtgttaccttcatcacaatgatcacatgttttgtggctccagacagatttttagtTTTTGCCTAAAAGggttcttttgatagtaaaggttgccgagcCCTGGCCTACACAGAGGAGACGACATCATGACTCACTCTTTCATCTCTTCAGTTCAGTTTCATCACAGTCAACAATATAAATTCTCATGTCATGGTACGTGtcttttctaaaaatgtttcgttttttttttgtggcggCGGTTTTTTCCTCTGACTTCTGTTGTAGTTGCATCAGCTAACTTccctttttgtctttattgCTCATCCTCTCACTCTCCAGACTGTACAGACTGTGAGACACAGTCCTATTTTACAGATGTCAGTGACCAAAAAATAGACATACAAGTACAAATGATGATAGAATATGTTAATATTGAAAGAGTAtatgaaaatacatttctggGTGTAATACTGGACCACAAAATCTGCTGGAAACCTCAGATAAATTCTGTAAGAACAAAGCTGGCAAAGAGCGTAGCAGTTTTagggaaaacaagacacatCCTGGAGCATAAATCACTGCACATTCTGTATTCTTCACTTCTATCACCATATCTGAATTACTGTGTGGAAGTTTAGGgtaacacttataaaagcagcttacaaccattatgcatatacaaaagagagcaatcaggagagtaaataatgtgggatatagggaacacacaaacacactgtttttaaagtcacatgcattgaaattcatggatttggtcaaatttaaagcCGCAATAATTATGTTGAAGCTAGAAATAATTCACTTCCGGGcaatattcaaatgttttgtgttcgtacaacaaagaagagtattacacatatataatatatatatttatatatacatatatgtatatgtgtgtgtgtatttcagtctgtgtggtggatttgtggaatgggttgggtgatgggttgaagcggagcacaaatataaatcactttaaaaagctatacaacaaaagatatttttgggaggaatggatgaggaggagttgtgataagggttgttTTAAAGGTTGTGTTAAGAGTTGTGTCAAGGGTTAGTTATATACTATCTAACTCTGGATGGATATGTGGggtgtaaataaacttgggatgctgttcatatatttaatttgggatgtaaataaatcttggatagtttatatattatattatattatcattctatgatatatgagttaatagaggagaagtgagaaagggggtATAGGGatatataagttttacttctacctgcTCCTTTTCAGACACTATTACtcgttttgtttgttattattttgtatctgtttttatttatttatatgttcaaaataaagtcattcattatcattattataaaagCTTTCACAAAATGAACAGTAGTAAgacatagtcctaataaatccagatatttaaactaACCAGTCTAACGCTGACTTTCAGTTAGTGCTTCAAATTAAagataatgaacttattgctgtgtgtcacaatcatcaTATCAGCGTTTCTATTgacccaaagctaacgtggagctagagtgaagatcctggtatcatagtaaagtataaaacctgatgaatccatcggtaccaaccaggtcagactagctggtcatgaaggaggttaaataacgctccaaacttacactaaatgatggagaggacaaactgtcatgtccatgttcaaaggggtcccttgacctctgacctccagatcagtgaatgtaaatgggttctatgggtacccacgagtctcccctttacagacatgcccactttatgatcatcacatgcagtttggggcaagtcatagtcaagtcagcacactgacacactgacagctgttgttgcctgttgggctgcagtttgacatgttatgattggagcatattgttttatgctaaatgcagtacctgtgagggtttctgatcaatatctgtcattgatttgtgttgttcattgatttacaataataaatatatacatacatttacataaagcagcagattagtccactcccatgttgataagaggattaaatactggactaatctcctttaaggttcatttagaacagatacaacaTGTCCATTTCCTTATGTTCAGGTAGATCAGGTTGTTCAGGTGAGTCAGGTAGATCAGGTAGATCAGGTAGATCAGGTGAATCAGGTTGTTCAGGTGAATCAGGTGGATCAGGTAGATCAGGTAGATCAGGTTGTTCAGGTAGATCAGGTGAATCAGGTGGATCAGGTGGATCAGGTAAATCAGGTTGTTCAGGTAGATCAGGTGGATCAGGTGGATCAGGTGAATCAGGTGGATCAGGTAGATCAGGTGAATCAGGTGGATCAGGTAAATCAGGTAGATCAGGTAGATCAGGTGGATCAGGTGAATCAGGTGGATCAGGTACATCAGCTAGATCAGGTAAATCAGGTTGTTCAGGTGGATCAGGTGGATCAGGTAGATCAGGTAAATCAGGTTGTTCAGGTAGATCAGGTGAATCAGGTGGATCAGGTAAATCAGGTAGATCAGGTAGATCAGGTGGATCAGGTAGATCAGGTGAATCAGGTAGATCAGGTAGATCAGGTGAATCAGGTAGATCAGGTGGATCAGGTACAGTAGGTGTAATAGAGAAGTGCTGCTCATCATCAGAGGGTAAAACCTCCAGatctctgctgctgttgtctCATTCTCACCTAAACTTCCCCTTCACTTCTCAGAAAATAACACTACGATGGAATGAGGAACAAACTATTTCTCAAACCACTAATATGTCGTCATTTTTCTCCAGTACGACCGCATTGCATCAACTTCTGGTGGGTGAGAAGATGGACTCACTGAAGGGAACCAGAACAATCTGCACCAGACGGAAAGTTTCAAAATATCCGtttttgtgacccaaaactGTGTTAGCGTGACACGAGAGGTCACAACGTAGAGGacaatatgtgtttttaaacaTACCTGTGTATGTGTAGACAGAGCTTTACTGTAGAGGAGTTTCTCATGGAGGAATCAAGACAAAGAGCAAAGTGCCAACAGCTGTGTTCAATCAGAGCTCCTCTCCTCGTTAGCTGGTCTGACTCGCCCACAGGGAGACGATACTCTACTTTACCTTCACTTAAAGTACTGGAACATTAACTTAACTTACAACAGTCAGTGCGGTATGAGAGATtctacacatacatacagaaatACACTCAAATTAAAATATGCACATACAATATACAATCACATGgtctgcaaaaacacacatgcagctaCTATCTGAGCCTGTTCAGGTTGCAGATGAGTCACCGACCAACCGGCTGAGAGGAAGTGTTGAAAGACTGATCCTGATTctgataaaatgtatttttaacataTTCAGATATTCAGAACACTTCAGTAGGTATCACATTACTCAGCTCAGTTCATCAGAAACACATCAGACAATGACTTCAGCTGCAAGTTAAAGCTAATTTAGATGAAGATGAGGTCATCGTAGTGGCGACTCCTGTCCGTCTCTATGTACCCCCGCTCTCTAATACCAGCCCTGTCTCCTGCAAAATCAGgtttccatacaactaaactgcattctcactGAGCTTTTGAGTTTTCTCCTGGATAACGGTCGCagtgttaaacagtgttaaacagtgttaaacacttttaaacacttttaaatacttttaaacggttttaaacagttttaaatagttttaaacatgttgcaacaaaatgacttggttaggtttagtagaAAGCATCGTGGTTTAGCTGATAATGACTACGGTTGTTAAGTTATTTAAGCtacggacgtaaattaaaataagtgaacattgACACATGTTAAGTTGTTTCCGTACTAATTtctacttagtttacatacttatttttaaccatgaagtttttccttaacctaactaagtggttttgttgcctataacTTAACTGTTATGTTACATAAGACACGTTAAATGAAACACGAAGAGGCTAAAATGCGCCTCATGACATGCAGGATGTGCTTTTTTGCCTTTCATGAGTTTAAATTCTACTCTACACTTTTAGATCCTGATTGTTTTACTTAAATGTTTTAACGAGGTCAAATATTTTAGTGATCAGACGTCTGGATCTTCAGTTTTCAGTTGGCTGGTTGTGAACGGTCTGTACTGCTGCTAGCTTGCTAGGTTTGTTTTTAGGCTGGTGGCTAGCCGGTCACTAGTCACTAGCTTTTACTACTTTTTAGTCAAGCTAACTACACCAACCAACACAACTGTTGGGCACAAAACAGTAAAGTCTTGTCACATCCAGGTTTTTTTATATTGAAGCCTCCATTGACCTCTCCACCGGACTGCGCTGGATGCTGTCGGCTATCCCCAAAAATAGCCGAACTTGGAGGCGGGGTCTCCAGCCTCCATCAGACTCAAGAGGATGAGCGACTCATCGACACGATGGCCACCACCCTTCCCTGGCTTGGTCCCTCTGTTGCCTCCGATCATCACACCGAGCCACGAGGAAGATCCCTGGCCCAGGCTTAGTGCTAAACCCAAGACACGGAAATGTTCCACACCAGCTGCCTCAGAGCGCTGGACGGTTGTCTGGGATGACAAGAGACGAGGTGGGAACCCCTCCCGCACTCCTCCATCTGGGTCTATACAGCTGGGAAACAGGGTCGAGGTGTTGGGAAAGCTGGAACAACATCAGGACACCAACAACCGGGTCCGGGAGCCCTCAGCCAGTCCAGCACAGCCGCTTCAAAGAACAGGTGGAGCCCCCCGGCCTGCAGGTTCTGCTCCCCGTGGACGGCACCGGCCCGGTCCAGGGTAACCAGCTCCAGGCCCTCAGGTCAGCCTCCACGTTGGTTATAGGTGACTCCATCATTAGGAATGTCAGGTCAAACTCAGCAAGAACCCGCTGTTTCACTGTCCGTGACATAGCCCAAAAAGCTATTGAGGTTTCAGCCAACGAACCTCACATTTCTAGAGTCATTGTCCACGTCGGCACAAAGGATATCCGTAAACAGCAGTCTGAACCATTCAAATCTAACTTTATCCACTTGTTCACAG is drawn from Sebastes umbrosus isolate fSebUmb1 chromosome 18, fSebUmb1.pri, whole genome shotgun sequence and contains these coding sequences:
- the LOC119476807 gene encoding uncharacterized protein LOC119476807 isoform X4 → MCCCQHGVFKELLLTKDKEIIVTLTDLYFSLVFSGAATEQRFLFLAVRDGDEAPLPCNSVRDDQNNCDRTRWIYTDSRSRTAVVLVRDGQIDKQAEDKSDRLSFTENCSLVIKKLTEKDDGRYDCRQIRSGQRLSPDAVVYLSFVTMTEQKNSDEVTLNCSVSTYDQCRHTVKWLFQRQDVDEDGGDLKTSQSLCSASVTFRTSHYIQTSSYQSLKCNVTDRFTGTPQLFPFRLSGEETTPSGNNTAADPGSSCELLLGQTALGASECAVSAEG